In Pseudostreptobacillus hongkongensis, a single window of DNA contains:
- a CDS encoding MGDG synthase family glycosyltransferase: MKILIFTATTGDGHNQAARNLKYELEKDGNEVKVVDLFKGNTKKSFTSSFFDKGQTFLVKNMPQTYSMIYNTAHYKLTQDIMRKLMVSSKNRIRVILKEENPDLIISTHPYSVPLVFSQIKKYGMNIPFVQVVTDFNAHYIYIDQEIDAYITGIEFTNKTLIEKGIDKEKIYLYGIPIRKIFSQTKRNNLDKFSVLIMGGEEWDLKE; this comes from the coding sequence ATGAAAATATTAATATTTACAGCAACAACTGGAGATGGACATAATCAGGCAGCAAGAAATTTAAAATATGAATTAGAAAAAGATGGTAATGAAGTAAAAGTTGTGGACTTATTTAAAGGTAATACTAAAAAAAGTTTTACAAGTTCATTTTTTGATAAGGGGCAAACATTTTTAGTAAAAAATATGCCACAAACATATTCAATGATATATAATACTGCCCATTATAAACTAACTCAGGATATAATGAGAAAGTTAATGGTGTCAAGTAAAAATAGAATACGTGTTATTTTAAAAGAAGAAAATCCTGATTTAATAATATCAACTCATCCATATTCGGTTCCTTTAGTTTTTTCACAAATTAAGAAATATGGAATGAATATACCTTTTGTGCAAGTTGTTACAGATTTTAATGCACATTATATATACATAGACCAAGAAATAGATGCATATATTACTGGAATTGAATTTACAAATAAAACTTTAATAGAAAAGGGGATAGATAAAGAAAAAATATACTTATATGGTATACCTATAAGAAAAATATTTAGTCAGACAAAAAGAAATAATTTAGATAAATTTAGTGTTCTAATTATGGGGGGGGAGGAATGGGACTTGAAGGAATAA
- a CDS encoding glycosyltransferase, with amino-acid sequence MGLEGIKDCSEIILNSNLDLYLNIVCGKNEELKLELENKYASEISEGKLKVYGFIDKINEIMDNSSLIITKPGGLTSTEAITKRLPMLLPFYIPGQEKENIDILTEAGLAIEVKELEDLPNMLLNLLNNKEEYNKLVENMDKLASNYSMDKVIELIHKLKKK; translated from the coding sequence ATGGGACTTGAAGGAATAAAGGACTGTTCTGAAATAATATTAAATTCTAATTTAGATTTATATTTAAATATAGTTTGTGGTAAAAATGAAGAATTAAAATTAGAATTAGAAAATAAGTATGCTAGTGAGATTTCTGAAGGTAAATTAAAAGTTTATGGGTTTATCGATAAAATAAATGAAATAATGGATAATTCAAGTTTAATAATAACAAAACCAGGTGGTCTAACATCAACTGAAGCAATAACAAAAAGATTACCTATGTTATTGCCATTCTATATACCAGGTCAAGAAAAGGAAAATATTGATATTTTAACTGAAGCTGGACTTGCAATAGAAGTAAAAGAATTAGAAGATCTACCAAATATGTTGTTAAATTTATTAAATAATAAAGAAGAGTATAATAAATTAGTAGAAAATATGGATAAATTAGCAAGTAATTATTCTATGGATAAAGTTATTGAATTAATTCATAAATTAAAAAAGAAATAA
- a CDS encoding GNAT family N-acetyltransferase: MKIEKVNYEDLFEFKKVPLGEYIYYAISFEHRIFGYLVFSKDKDLIVEEIYIKKEFRNTGYGSRLLNYAIYDSINSDFKDVIVLNHKRIDNFLEKNDFIKINNKYVRLDIKDEIEHINATIHVNKISICINIVLSIFKFIAGYIFNVNSLMADAINSFSDFINNILILVGAKIEKEPSDEDHPFGHGKVASIFSLIIGIIIIISSFDVLKSGVLNLINIKEIKFSDDFGVLLVVLISLVILKLLQYVYIRSFHKRYKSSLLTTLLVDYKVDIVLSTSVILGVISSKYINNSIDSVLSIIITGYLIIQGYNIVKENAMILMDSQNENLLLNVKLLTLKVEGIENIHDVYMTRIGEKIYIIADIRLDSSLTLEQAHEIAEQAEKKIKYRFSNIKKVIYHIEPNYKEDYND; this comes from the coding sequence ATGAAAATAGAAAAAGTAAATTATGAAGATTTATTTGAATTTAAAAAAGTACCTTTAGGGGAATACATATATTATGCTATTTCATTTGAACATAGAATTTTTGGATATTTAGTCTTTTCAAAAGACAAAGATTTAATAGTGGAAGAAATATACATAAAAAAAGAATTTAGAAATACCGGATATGGATCAAGATTACTTAATTATGCTATTTATGACAGTATAAATTCAGATTTTAAAGATGTAATTGTATTGAACCATAAAAGAATAGATAATTTTTTAGAAAAAAATGATTTTATAAAGATTAATAATAAATATGTTAGATTAGATATAAAAGATGAGATAGAACATATTAATGCAACTATACATGTAAATAAAATATCTATATGTATAAATATAGTTTTATCTATATTTAAATTTATTGCAGGGTATATATTTAATGTTAATTCACTAATGGCAGATGCTATTAACTCATTTTCTGATTTTATTAATAATATTTTGATATTAGTAGGTGCAAAAATTGAAAAAGAACCTAGTGATGAAGATCATCCTTTTGGACATGGTAAGGTTGCTTCTATATTTAGTTTAATAATAGGTATAATAATTATCATATCTTCATTTGATGTTTTAAAATCAGGAGTTTTAAATTTAATAAATATTAAAGAAATTAAATTTAGTGATGATTTTGGAGTATTATTGGTTGTATTAATTTCTTTAGTAATATTAAAACTATTGCAGTATGTATATATTAGATCTTTTCATAAAAGATATAAATCATCGCTTTTAACAACTTTACTTGTGGATTATAAAGTGGATATAGTTTTATCTACTTCAGTAATATTAGGTGTAATATCAAGTAAGTATATAAATAATAGTATAGACTCTGTATTATCTATAATAATAACAGGATATTTGATTATACAGGGATATAATATAGTTAAAGAAAATGCTATGATATTAATGGATTCTCAAAATGAAAATTTATTATTAAATGTAAAGTTATTAACTTTAAAGGTTGAAGGTATAGAAAATATTCATGATGTATATATGACAAGAATAGGAGAAAAGATATATATAATAGCAGATATTAGACTTGATTCAAGTTTAACTTTGGAACAAGCTCATGAAATAGCAGAACAGGCAGAGAAAAAAATAAAATATAGATTTTCTAATATAAAAAAGGTTATATATCATATTGAACCTAATTACAAGGAAGACTATAATGATTAG